One region of Streptomyces sp. CG4 genomic DNA includes:
- a CDS encoding type II toxin-antitoxin system PemK/MazF family toxin, which translates to MDTSWWLALAAVVLLALVATLIDGWGRGRRPAGRRLRPLGRAGTHPRQAARPAPGDIWWADVPYEDHAEVKDRPCLVLAVRGNRATVAKITSKYHDERAGVIPLPPGAVGDARGRPSFLETDELREVPVGDFRRRVGVVDPVLWDQVRHLAG; encoded by the coding sequence ATGGACACGTCCTGGTGGCTGGCGCTCGCGGCGGTCGTACTGCTCGCGCTGGTCGCCACGCTCATAGACGGCTGGGGGCGCGGTCGCCGGCCCGCCGGACGCCGCCTCAGGCCGCTCGGCCGCGCGGGAACGCACCCGCGACAGGCCGCCCGGCCGGCCCCCGGGGACATCTGGTGGGCGGACGTCCCTTACGAGGACCACGCCGAGGTCAAGGACCGGCCCTGTCTGGTGCTGGCCGTGCGCGGGAACCGGGCCACGGTCGCGAAGATCACCAGCAAGTACCACGACGAACGCGCCGGGGTGATCCCGCTCCCGCCCGGCGCGGTCGGCGACGCCCGCGGCCGCCCCAGCTTCCTGGAGACGGACGAGCTGCGCGAAGTGCCCGTCGGCGACTTCCGGCGCCGGGTCGGGGTGGTCGACCCGGTGTTGTGGGACCAGGTGCGGCACCTGGCCGGCTGA